AGGATTGCTCTTCGTAGAAAAACCCTTTTGTTTTAATTGGTTAAGTGGCAGTGTATTGATAGTTGTATTAACTATTCGAATAACTAACGAATTCTTTTTCTTTAAAATTAACAATTCGATTTTTTTCTTTTTTGTCACAGCAGCTCCTTCTGTTGCGTTATCTAAGACAATACCAAGTATACGAACTAAATTGACCGCATGCTTGGAATCAATTTTGACTTCTTCAGGTATGGTTATCTGTAGAGAGATACCTTTCTCTATTGCCATCATTAATTTTAATGACAATACACTTCTTATTTCCGGTACATTTATTTTATCCAATAAACTAAGATTTGCTGGGGAAAGATTCATTATCTCACGTGTAGGCAATATATTTTGATCGTAATATTTTTTTAGCCCTTCCAGATCCCCTTCAATAATATAACTATTCATCGAAAATAATAGATTCTGATAGTCATGTTTGAATTCCCTAAGTTCTTGATAATTTTTCTCAATATCTCTTATATAATCTTGTTGTAGCTGGATACGTTGCTCCAATAGTTGTTCTTCCATTTTTGCATTTGAAATTTTCCAATAATAAATAAAAATAATTAAACCAATACATAAATATAGAATAAAAAAAGTAGTATTTAACGCAAGTACTTCCGGATTTCCTCCCGAAAAACGAGTATATAAGATAATAATATAATAAGTTGAAAGAATAAATACACCGATTGTACCGATTATTTGGTAATCAATTGCATAAGACCAATTATCAAGGGCTTTTCTAAAACTATAAGCAAGGATAAAAGACAAAAGAGCTGAAAGTGCAATATGAAAGTACTGCGAGGCGTCTCCGGGTTCGATCACGGAAGAACCAAGTACTATAAAGTCTCCTATACTTGCTAGATGATCTCCTAGCAGAGAAGATAATAATCCCAAAGTTAAAGCATAAACTA
This window of the Enterococcus mundtii genome carries:
- a CDS encoding GHKL domain-containing protein, which codes for MFLWPIALQYFIYTICILLIDHQIIHKSLFLIVTCLNAILLSFLYPIFGIFSTLIAIFMLAMIFHFLSSSHRQLVYALTLGLLSSLLGDHLASIGDFIVLGSSVIEPGDASQYFHIALSALLSFILAYSFRKALDNWSYAIDYQIIGTIGVFILSTYYIIILYTRFSGGNPEVLALNTTFFILYLCIGLIIFIYYWKISNAKMEEQLLEQRIQLQQDYIRDIEKNYQELREFKHDYQNLLFSMNSYIIEGDLEGLKKYYDQNILPTREIMNLSPANLSLLDKINVPEIRSVLSLKLMMAIEKGISLQITIPEEVKIDSKHAVNLVRILGIVLDNATEGAAVTKKKKIELLILKKKNSLVIRIVNTTINTLPLNQLKQKGFSTKSNPKNEGLGLHILDELAKTNPYLLIETSIENQRFSQTIYIQTH